From the genome of Nitrospira sp., one region includes:
- a CDS encoding HU family DNA-binding protein, with product SQIADHLAGKAGITKKTAVQLLDDFAALAYREAKNAFVVPGIGKLVLANRKARMGRNPQTGEPIKIPAKRVVKFRVAKMAKDSILGKK from the coding sequence ATCGCAGATTGCTGACCATCTTGCTGGAAAGGCGGGAATTACGAAAAAGACGGCGGTCCAACTCTTGGACGACTTTGCCGCGCTTGCCTATCGCGAAGCGAAAAATGCTTTCGTCGTCCCTGGCATCGGGAAGTTGGTCCTTGCCAATCGGAAAGCGCGCATGGGCCGGAATCCGCAGACCGGTGAGCCCATCAAGATTCCCGCCAAGCGCGTGGTGAAGTTCAGAGTTGCGAAGATGGCCAAGGATTCGATTCTCGGAAAGAAGTAA
- a CDS encoding MoaD/ThiS family protein — MVILDAAIEGSQFASLAKTVASQLRDAASTEDSPRMITITLMGQLQTTDGERDLACELPVPVTVRQVIQRQGRGLRHMLQLLREKKVLVTINKRIASEDSIVQDGDAVRFVGHDGAGGSGLAPSF, encoded by the coding sequence GTGGTAATATTAGACGCGGCGATCGAAGGGAGTCAATTTGCTAGCCTCGCCAAAACGGTCGCCTCACAACTGCGCGATGCCGCGTCGACGGAGGATTCACCACGCATGATTACGATTACGCTCATGGGCCAACTCCAGACCACAGATGGCGAGCGGGACTTGGCCTGCGAATTGCCGGTTCCGGTAACGGTGCGCCAGGTCATTCAACGGCAAGGCCGTGGTCTGCGTCACATGTTGCAGCTGTTACGGGAAAAAAAGGTCTTGGTTACGATCAACAAGCGCATCGCGAGCGAAGATTCGATCGTGCAGGATGGCGATGCGGTGCGTTTTGTGGGGCATGACGGGGCCGGAGGAAGCGGGCTGGCCCCGTCGTTTTAG